The following proteins are encoded in a genomic region of Pikeienuella piscinae:
- a CDS encoding peptidoglycan-binding domain-containing protein: MKRTTTALTTIMTLAGALAVQPVFAATESELQFWRSAEDAGQARDYRAYLERYPEGEFAPLAKNRLRDVRRERREDEAETAAAAVDTRTPYQKEAALGLSASDRRVVQSSLVARGYDTRGVDGVFGAGSRSAISGWQAAEGHQVTGYLTAEEYAALGGAENPGALTNPGAGSAAANQANACADDGATASEWREWSEAKRIDTQASYRTYLDRYPNGRHADDALTEIYGVTHDGDASATLTQGERRAERQEQEETLGYDVNQRTQVEQRLEVAGYDPGPVDGVFTRETRLAIASYRKDRHLEHGRYLDREMVRRLVEDTNGVSYSPSASTGDATNSSVQINPNVAAAIAAGALAVGGALLLDD, from the coding sequence ATGAAACGAACTACGACCGCATTGACGACAATCATGACGTTGGCCGGCGCGCTGGCCGTGCAACCGGTGTTCGCCGCGACCGAATCCGAATTGCAGTTCTGGCGCTCGGCGGAGGACGCGGGGCAGGCGCGTGACTATCGCGCCTATCTGGAGCGTTATCCGGAGGGGGAGTTCGCGCCGCTTGCGAAGAATCGCCTCCGCGATGTGCGCAGGGAACGGAGAGAGGATGAGGCGGAGACCGCCGCCGCGGCCGTCGACACCCGCACGCCTTATCAGAAGGAGGCCGCGCTCGGCCTTTCCGCCAGCGACAGGCGCGTGGTCCAGTCGAGCCTCGTCGCCAGGGGTTACGATACGCGCGGCGTCGATGGCGTCTTCGGAGCAGGTTCACGGAGCGCGATATCGGGCTGGCAGGCGGCCGAGGGTCACCAGGTCACCGGCTATCTGACTGCGGAGGAATACGCCGCGCTCGGGGGCGCAGAGAACCCCGGCGCCTTAACAAATCCTGGCGCGGGAAGCGCCGCAGCGAACCAGGCTAACGCTTGTGCGGACGATGGTGCTACGGCCTCGGAGTGGCGTGAATGGAGCGAGGCCAAGCGCATCGACACACAGGCGTCCTATCGCACCTATCTCGACCGTTACCCGAACGGCCGGCATGCCGACGATGCGCTGACCGAGATTTACGGCGTCACCCATGACGGAGATGCGAGCGCAACGCTGACACAAGGCGAGCGCCGCGCCGAGCGTCAGGAACAGGAAGAGACACTGGGCTACGATGTGAATCAGCGAACCCAGGTCGAACAGCGGCTTGAAGTCGCTGGATACGATCCGGGGCCGGTCGATGGCGTCTTCACACGAGAGACGCGCCTCGCGATCGCCTCCTACCGGAAGGATCGCCACCTTGAACACGGGCGGTATCTGGACAGAGAAATGGTTCGCCGCTTGGTGGAGGACACCAATGGCGTCTCCTACAGCCCGAGTGCGAGCACCGGCGACGCGACGAATTCGAGCGTTCAGATCAACCCCAATGTCGCCGCAGCCATCGCAGCCGGCGCTCTGGCGGTCGGTGGAGCGCTGCTTCTCGACGATTGA